One Candidatus Nitrososphaera evergladensis SR1 genomic window carries:
- a CDS encoding HpcH/HpaI aldolase/citrate lyase family protein → MMFRTLIFVPGANARFVEKAKTLAADIVCFDLEDSVPANEKEAARKVIAGALAKRQEYQKPVYVRTNSPESGLIDADIKAVLQKGIDGLVIPKVNDANEVAEIVRAVSALEKERGTGRVALIPSIETARGVVNTYAISSADDRVSAVVFGVFDFLHDMRMDYDERDGSGYAYARAKIPVDARAAGVAAIDAIWQKVDDVEGLTQDAAVAKRLGYSGKSIIHPGQIEPVHKVFLPSKSEVEWAKKVVAALGEAMEKGTGRLAVRLEGRMIDAVHYKQAKSILEAAGQA, encoded by the coding sequence ATGATGTTCAGGACGCTCATCTTTGTGCCCGGCGCAAACGCGCGCTTTGTGGAAAAGGCCAAGACGCTTGCAGCCGACATTGTCTGCTTTGACCTTGAAGATTCCGTGCCGGCAAACGAAAAAGAGGCAGCAAGAAAAGTTATCGCCGGCGCGCTGGCAAAGAGGCAGGAATACCAGAAACCCGTGTACGTGCGTACCAACTCGCCCGAATCCGGATTGATAGACGCTGACATCAAGGCCGTGCTGCAAAAAGGCATCGACGGTCTGGTCATCCCAAAGGTAAACGACGCAAATGAAGTCGCAGAAATCGTCAGGGCTGTATCGGCACTTGAAAAAGAGCGCGGGACGGGCAGGGTGGCGCTAATTCCCTCCATTGAAACTGCAAGAGGCGTGGTGAACACGTACGCCATATCCAGCGCGGACGACCGCGTGAGCGCCGTGGTGTTTGGCGTCTTTGACTTTTTGCACGACATGCGCATGGACTATGACGAGCGCGACGGCAGCGGCTATGCGTATGCGCGAGCGAAAATACCTGTGGACGCAAGGGCCGCCGGCGTTGCCGCCATTGACGCGATATGGCAAAAGGTGGACGACGTCGAGGGGCTTACCCAGGACGCGGCTGTCGCAAAGCGCCTCGGCTACTCTGGCAAGAGCATAATCCACCCCGGCCAGATAGAGCCTGTGCACAAGGTTTTCCTGCCGTCCAAGAGCGAGGTCGAATGGGCCAAAAAAGTCGTCGCGGCGCTTGGAGAGGCGATGGAAAAAGGCACGGGCAGGCTTGCAGTCCGGCTTGAAGGCAGGATGATAGACGCCGTGCACTACAAGCAGGCCAAATCAATACTTGAAGCAGCCGGCCAGGCCTAG